In uncultured Fretibacterium sp., the DNA window TGACTCAGGCGTAGAAATCGAAGGACTTCTTAGGGGTCTTCTCGCCCTTCAGTTCCCTTACCTCCCCGTCATCGCCGGGGTGCGCCGACGCTTGAAAGGAGTTCCCCTTCTCCTCCCGCTCCTGGTCCCGCCGGCGCTCGCCCTCCTCGTCCTCATCCCTGCGCCGCACCTTCCGCACCTCGGCGGCGGCCAGGCTGGCCTGGACCCTCTGGGTGCGCCTCACGCTCTCCTGCACCACCTCCTGCCCCTGGGCGGTCTGCTGGGCCGCAGCAATGGCATCCCGGGACATCTGGGCGCTGTGTTCGACGTTGAAATGAGCCATCAAAAGGCTTATCGGCTGGACCATAGGAACACCTCCCTACCGAACGCGGCGCGTCACAAAGGATTGGGACACGCCGTTTCTTTCCGCTTCTCATTTCTCCTGAGACGAAGGACTCGAGGAGAGGTCAGAGCTGATAATCGAAGGGCTTCAACACCACCGTCCCGTTCTCCACGACGAAGGAGCTGAACTTGCACGCCTCCCGAACCACGTAGGATACCCCTTTCAGGGAGATTAGAACCCCCGGGTAACAGACATCTCGGGCCCGAACGATGCCCTTGTTTCGAACCGCGTTGAGGCTTTCCTCGAGGGCCGCGAGCTCATCCTTCAGGGGGCTCAGCGCGGCCTGAAGCTGAAACTTCATCTTCGTCGCCGAGACCATGATCGCGCGCTTCTGGTCGTCGAGCTGGCCGGCGGCCTCGAGCTTCTTCAGAAACACGAGATTGGCCTCCAGCTTCTCCAGGTTTTCCTTATGTTGGGAGATCTCGGACTGAAGGGTCCGCCGGCGTTCCAGCTGGTCAGGAGGAATGCCGACGACGATCTCCGTGCGCGTCCCCATCTCGCTCCCCAGGATCTGGCAGGAGACCTCGGCGCCGGCCTCAATCCGACCTCCCGCTATCTGAGCCTTGCCCCCTCCGGAGACAATCACGGCCCCCTGCACGGTGGCACGGCTGTGAAGGATGGCATTCTTGACGTAGAGGTTTCCGCAGAAGAGGGTCGCCTGGTCCGCAAAGCCCAGCGTGATGTCCCCATCCGCACGGACAAGCCCCTTGGACATCCCACGGACCCCGCCATGGACGGTCACGCTGCCGCGGCTCTCCACATGGGCGCCCTCGACCATCTCCCCGATCTCGATGTCACCCATGGAGATGACATGGAACCCCTCCCGAACCGCCCCTTTGATCCTGACGGCCCCCGTGAAGTCCACGCTGCCGACGCCGAAGTCAATGTCCCCCTTG includes these proteins:
- a CDS encoding FapA family protein, giving the protein MYEGVLKLEANDQGVWVSALKEGISQSEVLACLRENGVRKFDMKLLEEFLKLKSRSPFRIAPRDPLQEKDAQILIRLARDKMSATASLEAPFFTKPWPSEQDVRDALAQKGVVFGIDDGAIADLIQKRALDNSPVVAKGTPPREGENARIELKIDPDRPLEVDENERVDHWNRSTLVNVAAGQEVAVKHPAVPGENGTTVIGSVVKAAAVKDIAFPAGSGLVVAEGNELSLVAATDGQLVWRDRKLTVIPELEIKGDIDFGVGSVDFTGAVRIKGAVREGFHVISMGDIEIGEMVEGAHVESRGSVTVHGGVRGMSKGLVRADGDITLGFADQATLFCGNLYVKNAILHSRATVQGAVIVSGGGKAQIAGGRIEAGAEVSCQILGSEMGTRTEIVVGIPPDQLERRRTLQSEISQHKENLEKLEANLVFLKKLEAAGQLDDQKRAIMVSATKMKFQLQAALSPLKDELAALEESLNAVRNKGIVRARDVCYPGVLISLKGVSYVVREACKFSSFVVENGTVVLKPFDYQL